From a single Nymphaea colorata isolate Beijing-Zhang1983 chromosome 4, ASM883128v2, whole genome shotgun sequence genomic region:
- the LOC116252842 gene encoding protein SUPPRESSOR OF GENE SILENCING 3 homolog isoform X1 translates to MLADSHSRPHSAANPPSHRPAAAAWQPPHRKPKPFDHPNPDWAQRPQRFSRPAEHKPQRFPAPASAPPPNGLHWRSRFPASTQQVDPVGGEGSSGSGGDPSHTILPFEQSGESVSHNPNRPRVEDSDSDEDDIVLSDTDYDSEADREVTPEVLKKSKRFRAFFEFLESQGTEQINEGSCRLHCPACKGGAGAIEWYRGVQSVLNHAKSVSSKRVRLHRKFAEVLERDLKQRGARLVVRMDEEPFVKWKSSQEVNDDDIVWPPMVIVQNTRLERDENGKWIGMRNEELQDLFKGYKVRNAKNAYGPGGHRGLALLRFDSSAMGFLEAERLHKHFINERRGRAEWESHRARMFSMGKRVLYGYLASKEDMDFFNRHSKGKQKQKFEIKSYHSMVVENLKKMGEDNDELLKLQQKDVESQEVKKTLQATCSIMERNLYKNELEIKKLRRRDMELHEDTKKRMDDLDQSYGRVVAELTEELEKKEKVLEKMQDLLNTKCLDRCVQLEDELDVLVRSSDLTEREYQDRLARIEEEVARQGNEAEMNFKDLEEFECERKAILEEHRHKLQKVKLQNLEAKMELEKLMAKERNELQEKYMEMTRKAIRGSNST, encoded by the exons ATGCTCGCCGACAGCCATTCCCGCCCCCATTCCGCTGCTAATCCTCCTTCCCACCGTCCGGCGGCGGCAGCATGGCAACCTCCTCACCGCAAGCCGAAGCCTTTCGATCACCCCAACCCTGACTGGGCTCAGCGGCCTCAGAGGTTTTCTCGGCCGGCAGAGCATAAACCTCAAAGGTTCCCGGCACCCGCCTCTGCACCTCCCCCCAATGGACTGCACTGGAGGAGCCGGTTTCCGGCTTCGACGCAGCAGGTCGACCCCGTGGGTGGCGAGGGAAGTTCCGGATCAGGTGGTGATCCATCCCATACTATTCTTCCTTTTGAGCAATCAGGTGAATCGGTTTCTCACAACCCTAATCGGCCCAGAGTGGAGGACTCTGACAGCGACGAGGATGACATCGTCCTCAGCGACACCGATTATGATTCTGAGGCTGATAGGGAGGTGACACCCGAGGTTCTCAAGAAGAGCAAGCGGTTCAGGGCCTTCTTCGAGTTCCTCGAGTCTCAGGGCACCGAGCAGATAAACGAGGGCAGTTGCAGGTTGCACTGCCCGGCTTGCAAGGGTGGTGCCGGTGCCATCGAATGGTATAGAGGAGTGCAGTCCGTGTTGAACCACGCCAAGAGTGTGAGTTCGAAGCGGGTCAGGCTGCACCGCAAGTTTGCTGAGGTTCTTGAGCGTGACCTGAAGCAACGCGGGGCTCGGCTGGTTGTCCGCATGGACGAGGAGCCTTTTGTAAAGTGGAAGAGCTCACAAGAGGTGAACGATGATGACATCGTTTGGCCCCCAATGGTCATAGTGCAGAACACAAGACTGGAAAGGGATGAGAATGGCAAG TGGATTGGAATGCGTAATGAAGAGCTCCAAGACTTATTTAAAGGCTATAAGGTTCGGAATGCAAAGAATGCATATGGACCTGGAGGTCATCGTGGTCTTGCTTTGCTTAGATTTGATAGTTCAGCAATGGGCTTCTTGGAGGCTGAACGCTTACATAAGCACTTCATTAACGAGCGTAGAGGAAGAGCTGAATGGGAAAGTCACCGTGCACGGATGTTCTCTATGGGCAAACGTGTGTTGTATGGATATCTTGCTTCAAAGGAGGATATGGATTTTTTTAACAGGCATTCAAAAG GCAAACAGAAGCAGAAGTTTGAGATTAAGTCATATCATTCAATGGTGGTAgagaatttgaagaaaatggGTGAAGATAATGATGAACTACTAAAACTTCAGCAGAAAGATGTGGAAAGCCAAGAAGTTAAGAAAACCCTACAAGCAACTTGTAGCATTATGGAAAGAAACCTTTACAAAAATGAactggaaataaaaaaattaagacgAAGGGACATGGAACTTCATGAAGACACTAAGAAGCGG ATGGATGATCTAGACCAATCTTATGGGAGGGTGGTTGCAGAATTAACTGAAGAattggagaagaaagaaaaggtgcTTGAGAAGATGCAAGACCTGTTAAACACAAAGTGTTTAGATCGCTGTGTTCAACTTGAAGATGAGCTGGATGTGCTTGTGAGGAGTTCAGACCTTACAGAGAGGGAATACCAAGACAGACTTGCTAG GATTGAGGAAGAGGTGGCAAGGCAGGGAAATGAAGCGGAGATGAATTTCAAAGATTTGGAGGAATTTGAGTGTGAAAGAAAGGCTATCTTGGAGGAGCATCGTCATAAGCTTCAAAAGGTTAAACTACAAAATTTAGAAGCAAAAATGGAGTTGGAGAAGCTGATGGCCAAGGAGAGAAATGAGCTGCAGGAGAAGTATATGGAGATGACCCGGAAAGCAATCCGTGGTTCTAATTCAACTTAA